A section of the Cryomorphaceae bacterium genome encodes:
- a CDS encoding D-alanine--D-alanine ligase: MQQRAVVHLSKAETMTAPKRIAVVCGGYTGEKAISMKSAEMVMNNIDRQKFDPVLVRIERDGWWAQVNKLDIPVDKNDFSVRIHDDAFRFDAALIAIHGTPGEDGKLQGYFDMIGMPYQTGGVLNMALTFDKFRTVSALREGGFQVAQSVVLKNTDAFKPDEILTTIGLPCFVKPTNAGSSLGISRVDEAEQLPAAIEKAFAENPHIMVEAMVSGTEITCGVMRINGKTTALQITEIVSYNSFFDYEAKYREDRREEITPARIAEQDFENCLRTSEAIFDFLDCRGAARVDYILNENGLFCIEINTVPGMSEVSILPQQCEACGMSKTELITQMLEG; encoded by the coding sequence ATGCAGCAAAGGGCGGTTGTACATTTGAGCAAAGCAGAAACAATGACAGCCCCTAAGCGTATTGCAGTAGTTTGCGGTGGTTATACCGGCGAAAAGGCTATTTCGATGAAAAGTGCCGAGATGGTGATGAACAATATTGACCGGCAAAAATTTGACCCTGTATTGGTTCGGATTGAACGCGACGGCTGGTGGGCTCAAGTAAACAAACTGGATATTCCGGTTGACAAAAATGACTTTTCAGTACGCATTCACGATGATGCCTTTCGGTTTGACGCAGCCCTCATTGCTATTCACGGCACGCCGGGTGAAGACGGAAAACTGCAAGGTTATTTTGATATGATTGGTATGCCTTACCAAACGGGTGGTGTGCTAAACATGGCGCTTACTTTTGATAAGTTCCGCACGGTTTCGGCACTCCGCGAGGGGGGATTTCAGGTAGCACAATCTGTGGTGCTCAAAAACACCGACGCATTTAAGCCCGACGAAATCCTGACAACCATCGGCTTACCGTGCTTTGTAAAACCCACCAACGCGGGTTCGAGCCTGGGAATATCGCGGGTTGACGAAGCAGAACAGCTTCCGGCAGCCATCGAAAAAGCCTTTGCCGAAAACCCCCATATTATGGTTGAAGCAATGGTGAGCGGAACTGAAATCACCTGTGGAGTGATGCGCATCAACGGCAAAACTACGGCTCTGCAAATCACAGAGATTGTATCGTACAATTCCTTTTTCGATTACGAAGCCAAGTACCGCGAAGACCGTCGCGAAGAAATCACCCCGGCCCGAATCGCTGAGCAAGACTTTGAAAATTGCCTGCGCACCTCCGAAGCGATATTCGATTTTCTGGACTGCCGGGGCGCTGCGCGGGTGGATTATATCTTGAACGAAAACGGGCTTTTTTGTATCGAAATCAACACCGTGCCGGGTATGTCCGAAGTGAGCATTTTACCCCAGCAATGTGAAGCATGTGGAATGAGTAAAACGGAGCTGATAACCCAAATGCTCGAAGGCTAA
- a CDS encoding phenylacetate--CoA ligase family protein — protein sequence MKKDSATENIDFAAPEFIAHMQDEKLREQVAYMAEYSPYYRTLFAEMNIRAEEIRTVADLQQLPVTTKEDLHLHNEDFFCVPRKEIIDYVTTSGTLGDPVVVALTENDLQRLAYNEARSFAVAGFTSDDVFQLMTTIDRRFMAGMAYFLGARELGAGVVRVGSGMPELQWDSIMRLRPTVLVAVPSFLVKMIDYAREHNIDFQNSSVKKAICIGEPLRNADFSLNTLGKRIADHWPIDLHTTYASTEMSTAFTECEHGVGGHQLPELIVVELLDDHHLPVGDGEVGEVVITTLGVEGTPLLRYKTGDLCIAHRDPCACGRTTMRLSPVVGRKQQMIKFKGTTLYPPALYDVLHHIDGVDDYLVEVYTNDLGTDAIRVCLASSRNDDKFIKVIKDRFRARLRVAPDIVFCDAAEIKRRKFPEMSRKPVVFFDLRKA from the coding sequence ATGAAAAAAGACTCCGCAACGGAAAACATTGACTTTGCTGCACCGGAGTTCATTGCGCACATGCAGGATGAGAAGCTGCGCGAACAAGTAGCCTATATGGCTGAGTACTCTCCTTATTACCGAACGCTCTTTGCAGAGATGAACATCCGCGCTGAAGAAATTCGGACGGTGGCAGATTTGCAGCAACTTCCGGTAACCACCAAGGAGGATCTGCATTTGCACAACGAAGATTTTTTCTGTGTGCCCCGCAAAGAAATCATTGACTATGTAACCACCAGTGGCACACTTGGCGACCCTGTGGTGGTGGCACTCACAGAGAATGATTTGCAGCGGCTGGCCTACAATGAGGCTCGATCTTTTGCCGTGGCAGGATTCACCAGCGATGATGTTTTTCAGCTTATGACCACCATTGACCGCCGCTTTATGGCAGGTATGGCCTATTTTCTGGGCGCCCGCGAGCTGGGTGCCGGTGTGGTGCGCGTAGGTTCTGGTATGCCCGAATTGCAGTGGGATTCTATTATGCGACTCAGGCCCACTGTGCTGGTGGCGGTTCCCTCTTTTTTGGTGAAGATGATTGACTACGCAAGAGAACATAATATCGACTTTCAAAACAGTTCGGTGAAGAAGGCGATTTGCATCGGCGAACCGCTCCGCAACGCAGATTTTTCGCTAAATACATTGGGAAAACGGATAGCGGATCACTGGCCCATTGATTTACATACAACCTATGCCTCTACCGAAATGTCAACCGCTTTTACCGAATGCGAGCACGGTGTGGGTGGGCATCAATTGCCTGAACTTATAGTGGTTGAGCTGCTGGATGATCATCATTTGCCCGTTGGCGATGGCGAAGTGGGCGAGGTGGTGATTACAACCCTCGGAGTGGAAGGAACGCCGCTGTTGCGTTACAAAACCGGTGACCTCTGTATAGCACACCGCGATCCATGCGCCTGTGGAAGAACCACCATGCGATTGAGTCCGGTGGTGGGGCGCAAACAGCAAATGATAAAATTCAAAGGAACCACTCTTTACCCGCCCGCACTGTATGACGTGCTGCATCACATTGACGGAGTGGACGACTACCTTGTGGAGGTTTACACCAACGACCTCGGCACCGATGCCATTCGGGTATGTTTGGCGTCATCGCGCAATGACGACAAGTTCATCAAAGTGATTAAAGACCGGTTCAGGGCCAGGTTACGCGTTGCACCCGATATTGTGTTTTGCGATGCCGCCGAAATCAAGCGCCGTAAATTTCCGGAAATGAGCAGAAAACCGGTGGTGTTTTTTGATTTGCGCAAAGCATAG